The window GAACACGTGGCCACGACACGCAAGGTCGTCATCATCGGATCGGGTCCGGCCGGCTACACCGCGGCCATCTATGCGGCGCGGGCCAACCTCGCCCCCGTCATGTTCACGGGCATCCAGTCCGGCGGCCAGCTCATGCTGACCACGCTGGTGGAGAACTATCCGGGCTTCGTCGAGGGCATCGACGGCCCCCCGCTCATGGAGACGTTCCAGAAGCAGGCCGAGCGCTTCGGGACCGAGATGATCGGTGACGACGCGACCGAGGTGGATCTGAGCCGGCGGCCGTTCCGGGTGACCGGCGGCGACGTCACCATCGAGGCGCACACCGTCATCATCGCCACCGGCGCCTCGGCCAAGCTCATGGGCCTGCCCAACGAGTCGACCCTGATGGGCCGCGGCGTCTCGACCTGCGCCACCTGCGACGGCTTCTTCTTCAAGAACCAGAACATCATGGTGGTCGGGGGCGGCGACTCCGCCATCGAGGAGGCCCTGTATCTCTCCCGGCTCGGCCGCAAGGTCGACGTCGTGCACCGGCGCGATGCGCTCCGCGCGTCCAAGATCATGCAGGAGCGCGCGTTCAAGAACCCGAAGATCTCGTTCATCTGGGACACGGTGGTCGAGGACGTGCTGGACCCGGCCGCGGGCAAGGTCACCCAGGTCCGGCTCAAGAACCTCAAGACCGGCGCGACCTGGGAGGCGCAGGTCGACGGGCTCTTCGTGGCGATCGGGCACCAGCCGAACACCGCGCTGTTCAAGGGGCAGGTGGAGCTGCATCCGAACGAGTACATCAAGGTGACGCCGGGGACCACCCAGACCTCGGTGCCCGGCGTCTTCGCGGCGGGCGACGTGCAGGACTTCACCTTCCGCCAGGCCGTCACCGCGGCGGGCACCGGGTGCATGGCGGCCCTCGAGGCCGAGCGGTACCTGGAGGCGGAGGGGCTGGGCGGGCACTGAGCCCGTCCGAGTCTCGTCCGGGGCCCGGCCGCGCAACCTTTTCACGGTGAGCACGCCGACGACCGGTGGATGAAGCGGGTGCGCCCCGCAAGGGAGCCCGCAATGCCTCC of the Candidatus Methylomirabilota bacterium genome contains:
- the trxB gene encoding thioredoxin-disulfide reductase — translated: MATTRKVVIIGSGPAGYTAAIYAARANLAPVMFTGIQSGGQLMLTTLVENYPGFVEGIDGPPLMETFQKQAERFGTEMIGDDATEVDLSRRPFRVTGGDVTIEAHTVIIATGASAKLMGLPNESTLMGRGVSTCATCDGFFFKNQNIMVVGGGDSAIEEALYLSRLGRKVDVVHRRDALRASKIMQERAFKNPKISFIWDTVVEDVLDPAAGKVTQVRLKNLKTGATWEAQVDGLFVAIGHQPNTALFKGQVELHPNEYIKVTPGTTQTSVPGVFAAGDVQDFTFRQAVTAAGTGCMAALEAERYLEAEGLGGH